AAAGAAAATAGCCCCGGCCAAAGAATTCGGTCGAGGCTATTGTATATTTAGAGAGAAACTATGATGAGTTCCCTATCTGATACGTGTTAAAGGCTTATTCAACAATCTGAACAGTAGCACGGCGATCGTAGCTTGGATACTCCAATATCTTGACACCACCACCTGCTGCTACACTGATGTTAGAGCGATTTACGCCCATCTTGACAAGCTCATCAACAAGTCTCTTCGCACGAGCTTCAGAGAGTCTCTGGTTGATAGCAGGCGTACCTGTTGCCGAGTCAGCATAACCAGTGACAAGCATACGGCTGTTGTTCTCAACTGCATATTTTGCAAGTGCACGTACATTGACGAGGTCTTTGAGTCGGGCAAGTTCGGTTCTGTTAATGTTGAAGAATACAGAAATAGGCATAGCAATGAATTCTTTGATGCTCTTAGTCTGCACATCATCCTTTGGAGCCTGAGCAAGTTCATTGCGGAGTCTGTCTCCTTCGTCGTTTGCATTCTTGATTTTATTATTCAAATCATCAATCTGTGATTGCGACATAGTCTTTAAAGCATCTGTATCCGGGGTTTTGTTCCAGCCTGATTTGCCGAGTTTGAATGTTAAACCAATTTCTGCATAGAGGTTGTTGTCCTTGTCTTCCCAGCCATATCCATGGTGTTTTGCTCTTTGATTATAGCCTTCATAGCCATCGAAATCCTCTTCCATACGGTTCCATCCCACTTCAGCATAGAGGTCGAGAAGGCGGCTTAACTTCCAAGAAGAGTTGATACCTACACTCAATTGCATGGCATAGAGGCTGATGGACTCATTACGAGTGACGCCACCACCAATGAAAGGTGTAACATTCCATACGCGGTCTGGATTGTAACCGCAGAGCAGGTTACTCATGTTGAACAGGAGATGTTCGTTCAAAGTCCAATAGTCCAACTTAGATACGCCTACCATACCGACTTTCTTGGCCTTTCCCAATTGTAATTTTGTACGTAGACCGAAGCCTGGAGAGAACCACTTTCCTACTGCCACAGAGGCTCCAAACGTACGGCGTTGTTTTGCAAATAGACCATAATGGTTGCCATTGTCAAGTCCAAGTCCATGCTCTTGATTGGAATACCAAGCATTGTAATCACCGCCAACCTGAACAAACCAATTGCTCCAAAACGAATTAGTAGCTACGCTATACTTTTTCGTTGAAACGGTTTCCTGTGCCAAAGCGGTTATTGTTAAGCCAGCAAAAGCAAGGATTGTCATCAATCTTTTCATCATTATGAATAATAAATTTATTAATTACCACCTAAATACTTTGTACAAGATAATTCCTAATTTTTGTCATTAGAGGTCAAAATTACTATTATTTTTGTTACAAAAGTGATTTTTCACATTCTTTAAAGTAGACCGTATGCAAATTTTATATATTATCATATAATTTTGCGTTTTGTTAATTATTCAAAAGTAAGTTAAAAGCTATCAGATTACTTTACAATTTGTTTTATTAGATTTAAGAATTTGAACTAAAAGGTTTCCTCATCCCAAATGTATGCTATATTTTGATGATATATAATATATTGATAGTCAACATGTTATTGATTTCAGACCAAATGGTAAGGAAAAATCACATAGGAAAAAGCTGTGATTCGACTCAAATTACTTTATAACTTGCCTTAGATGACGATGCTTTCAGACTCAAATAATCGTGTGTTTTGCATCAAATTACAGCATGTTATGACTGGAGTTGCAGGCAAAGTAGGTAAAAATGGAGGTGTCAGAACAATAGAATGGTTTCGCAAATGCACAGAAATGGTGTTTCCTTTTCTATTTGGTCATGGGTAGAAATGTTAAAAAACAGAAATAAACTTGACAAAAGAAATATCGCTTTCACTTTGTAGATAAAGGCACTCTGTATGCAACAAATATAGGTATTTCATTTAGGAAATCGGCATTACTGACAGAAGATATTCAATGGTTTTTAAGAAAATAATAAAAGAAATGCTTTTTGTGGTGTCACAAATGCTGTAACTTTGCGTAATAGGAGTAAAGATCTGAGACAGCAACGATGACCATCGAAGAATATAAAGAAGAGGTGGAGCGCAACCGACCACGCATGCTTACCATTGCCCGAGGCTATCTGAAGGATGGTGATGAGGCTGAGGATGTCGTGCAGGATGTGCTGCTCAAGCTTTGGCAATTGCTCGATTCGCTGCACTTACCCATGGGACCTCTGGCTTCAGTATTGGTGAAAAATCGTTGTGTTGACCTCATTCGGCGCCGACAGCCAATGGTTGATGTGCCCGAGAATATGGCAGAATGTGAGCCGATGCGCGATGAACGCTATATACAGGTGATGCGGATTATCGACACATTGCCTACATTGCAGCAGACAGTGATGCGTTTACGTCATATCGAAGGAATGGAAATGCGAGATATTGCCTCGCTTACAGGAAGCTCGGAAGTGGCAGTAAGGAAGACGTTGAGCCGTGCCCGACAAGCGATTAAACTACAATTCTTAAAGCAACAGCATGATGAATAACGACGAAATAATCAGGCAATTGGCAGACCGTTTCATGGCGGGCGATACTTCACTTGATGAAGAACAGCAGCTCTATCGCTACTTCACAGGTGAAGAGGTGGCAGAAGATTTACTGCCCTTGCGTGGACTTTTCTGTTCGTTTGCAGCCATGAAACCGGATGAAGAGGTGGTGGCGGAATGTAAACCGAAGGCAGCTCATTTACATTTCTATAAGGTGTTTGTCGGTGTTGCAGCCTCGATAGCGCTGATGATTGCTGTTGGGAGCTTGTTCTGGAGCCCTGAACGACAGGATTACTGTGAGGCATATGTCTACAATCAGCATGTGACTGATCCTGAAAAGGTGATGCAAGAGGTATATGGAACGATGCAGACTATTCATCAGAATGATGGTGCCAATGTTGATCATCAGTTGCATGACATCTTTGGAACAGATTGAAATAAAACGGGAAAATCAATAAAAACAGTGTTATGAAACATCGTATTTTCTTGACGATATGCTTGGCGTTGCTTTCCTTTGTGGCTCGCGCTCAACAGGGATTGAACGTGAATGCGCTCTTCACGGGTAAGGTGGTGCCACGCGAAGAAATGGTGGAGGTTCGTGTAAAAGGGCGTGCCATCAGTAAATATGGACTTCAATTCTATCACAGTGTGCGTTTCAATGCCAATGAACAGCAACGTAAGACCGTTGATGAACTGGTGGAACGCGACCGTAAAATGGCCACGGATATAAAACAGACTAACCGAAAAGGTGCGACAACACTCATCATGGCTTTCCCCAAACAGCATGGTCTTTATCGCTATCTGTGCTATCTCACATTGACGAAAGGCCATTTAACGATGGTTACTGTGGTCTATATGGAGGGAAATGTGGCAAGCATTGCCGAATTAGGAAAATTAGTAAATTAAATTATAGCTTATGAAAACAATCTTCGTTTGCATGGCATTGGCTTTCAGCATGTCGGCCTTTGCTGCATCATCAGACAATGACACCGTGGTTGTGGAGAAGCCGCGAAAGGTCAGAATCATTACAGGCGACTCTGTTCAGCGCGTAGAAGTGTGGGGTAGTGCAACTAATCCGCGCTATCATTATGAAAATAATATCCAAATCGTTGACAGCAACTACGTGAGTACTTCGGCCTTGAACAGCGACACTTGGAACTTCTCTATCGCTGGTTTCAGTAAGCCTCGAAAGGGGAAAAAGACTCAGCGTGAATGCAGCATGCACTTTGTTGCAGGTTTCAATAACGCTGTAGGTATGCCTTCAGGTGCAGATATTCAGCCTTTCAAATCATGGGAATTGTGGTGGATTGTGAGCGACTGGACCTATCGTCCATGGCGTAATGCGCATGCTTTTTCTATCGGTTTCGGACTTGATTGGCGTAATTATCGCATGACGGATGACCTGCGTTTTGTGAAGGATAATCGTGCTGTAGCTCTCGATCACTATCCTGCAGGCAGTACGCCACGCTTCTCTCGTATTAAGGTTTTCAGCATTAATATACCTTTGCGCTATCAGTATGAGGGACGATGGATTGGCTTCAGTCTCGGTCCGGTTATTAATTTCAATACTTACGGCAGTCTGAAAACACGATACAAGCTCGATGGTCACAAGGTGAAAGATATTGATACGAATGTTCGTGTGAGTCCCGTTACCGTTGATTTCATGGGTACACTCTCTGTCAAAGGTGTCCCCGACTTCTATTTCAAGTATAGTCCCTGCAATCTTTTACGCGATGGTTATGGTCCGAAGTTCAGGACTTTGTCATTCGGTCTGATGCTGTAGGAAGGGCAGATGGTAAAGAAATAAGAGGGTAGAAAAGGGTGAAGTTTTTAGGACCCCATATATATAATAAGGTGGAAGCAGAGATTGCTTTCACCTTATTATGTGTTGTTAATATTCAATAATAGTGTTAAAGTTATGTAATTAGAATGGATTTGCAGTCTATTACATTATGCTTCTTTCTTTAAAATATGTACCTTTGCAAACCGATTGCTGGGAAAGCGCTTGGAATTTCCGGCAGTCTGGCAGTGTTAATAGCCTTTTCTTTGGCCGGATAAGGCGGTTAGTGAATTTGTCGGACAACAGGACAAAAGCTGTGGATGGTCTCTTTTAGACTGGAGGCGCCGCGAGGTTTCTGTTATCGAAAAGTAATAAATATTGTTTTTTAGTAGTAAAATTAAGTTTTAAAAATGAACACTTTAAGTTACAAGACTATTTCCGTAAACAAGGAAACAGCTAAGAAAGAGTGGGTGGTAGTAGATGCCAGCGATCAGATTGTAGGTCGTCTTTGCTCTAAAGTAGCTAAGCTGCTTCGCGGAAAGTACAAGCCAAACTTCACTCCCCACGTAGACTGTGGAGACAATGTAATCATTATCAATGCCTCAAAGGTGGTCTTCACAGGTAAAAAGGAGACTGATAAGGTTTACACACGTTATACTGGTTATCCTGGCGGTCAGCGCTTCAATACTCCTGCCGAGCTTCGTACTCGTGCCAATGGTGTTGACAAAATCATTCGTCATGCAGTCAAAGGAATGCTTCCAAAGGGCCGTCTTGGTCGTGCTTTGTTGGATAACCTTTATGTATTCGATGGCGCAGAGCACAACAAGGAGGCTCAGAAGCCAAAGTCAATCGATATTAACCAGTATAAATAATTTAGGATTAAGATGGAAGTATTAAATGCAATTGGTCGCCGCAAGAGCGCTGTCGCTCGTGTTTACCTTTCTGAAGGAACCGGTAAGATCATTATCAATAAGAAAGATTTAACTGAATTCTTCCCGTCAGCTATTCTGCAGTACGTGGTTAAGCAGCCACTGATGTTGCTCGAAGCTGAAGGTAAGTATGACATCAAGGCAAACCTCGACGGTGGTGGTTTCACTGGTCAGAGCCAGGCACTCCGCCTTGCTATCGCCCGTGCTCTCGTCAAGGTGAACGCTGAAGACAAGAAAGCTTTGAAGGATGCAGGCTTCCTTACCCGCGACAGTCGTGCTGTTGAGCGTAAGAAACCAGGTCAGCCTAAGGCTCGTCGTCGCTTCCAGTTCAGTAAGCGTTAATGCTTGTTCTTTGAATTCTGGATATGGAACATTGAACTTTATGATTTGTTTTCTGTGTCATCATGACATGCAATAGGGCTTAGCCCGGCATATTCTAAAGTTCAAAATTCAATCTTAAAGTTTCAAAGGCAATTTAGTTTAGTATCTAAACCAGGCAGACTCTGTGGCTTCTTTGTATTGCGATGCAGTATAAGACCGGATTACTGTCGGGCTGATTCTGAGCAAAAAAGGTTTGTTTATGATAGTAATGCTGTTGTATGCAGACTGTAAGAATTAAAAAAGAAAGTAAACAATTAAAATCAAGAAAAGAAATGTCAAGAACAAATTTCGACCAGTTACTTCAGGCAGGTTGCCACTTTGGTCACCTCAAGCGTAAGTGGAATCCGGCAATGGCTCCTTATATCTTCATGGAGCGCAATGGTATTCACATCATCGATCTCAACAAAACAGTTGCTAAGATAGATGAAGCTGCAGAGGCATTGAAGGCAATTGCAAAGTCAGGAAAGAAGATTCTGTTTGTCGCTACTAAAAAACAAGCTAAGGATATCGTAGCTGATAAGGCCGCATCTGTTAACATGCCATACGTCAACGAGCGTTGGGCAGGTGGTATGTTGACCAACTTCCCTACCATTCGTAAGGCAGTTAAGAAAATGACAAACATCGACAAGCTGATGAACGACGGTACTTTCTCTAACCTTTCTAAGCGCGAGTTGCTGCAGGTTACACGTCAGCGCGCTAAGTTGGAGAAGAACCTTGGTTCTATTGCCGACTTGACTCGTCTGCCAAGTGCACTCTTCGTTATCGACGTAATGAAAGAGCACATCGCAGTGAAAGAGGCTAACCGTCTGGGTATTCCTGTTTTTGGTATTGTAGATACAAATTCAGATCCTAAGAACATCGACTTCGTAATCCCTGCAAACGACGATGCTAAAGACAGCGTAGAGACTATACTTACGGCTGTTTGCGGTGCTATCGCTGAGGGTCTTGAAGAGCGCAAGGCTGAGAAAGCAGACGAAAAGGCTGCTGCTGAACAGGCTGAAGAGGTTGCTGAAACCAAGAAGCGCACTCGCAAGGCACGCAAGGAAGAAGAAGCTCCTACAGCTGAAGCCGAGGCTGAAAAGGCTGAATAATCAAGATATAGGGTCTTACTTGATAGGACAGGAACTTGTAAGAACCTACGCATTATCAATAAGACCCTATCTTTTTTCAAACAAATAAACAAAGAAAAGACTATATTATGGCTATTTCAATAGAAGATATCAAGAAGCTTCGCAGTATGACCGGTGCTGGTTTGGCTGACGTAAAGAAGGCTCTTACAGAGGCTGAAGGCGATTTCGACAAGGCAAAAGACCTGCTCCGTGAGCGTGGTTTGGCTATCGCTGCAAAGCGTTCTGACCGTGAAACTTCTAACGGTTGCGTGCTCGTTAAGTGCGTTCCAGGTTTCGCAGCAATGGTTGCTGTGAAGTGTGAGACCGACTTTGTGGCTGCCGGTAAGGACTTCATACAGCTCACTCAGGATATTCTTGATGCGGCAGTTGCTGCAAAATGCAAGACGCTTGACGAAGTTAAAGCGCTCAAGTTGGCTGATGGTGACGACGCTGCAACAGCAGTTCAGCACCGTTCGGGTATCACCGGAGAGAAGATGGAGATAGATGGTTACAACTTCCTTGAGGGAGACAACATCTCTGTTTACGACCACATGGGCCGCCACACTTTGGCAACAATGGTTCAACTCAGCGCCAACAACGAGGACGCCGGACACAAGATTGCCATGCAGGTGGCTGCAATGAAGCCGGTTGCACTTGATGAAGCTTCGGTTCCACAGTCTGTAAAGGATGAGGAATTCAAGGTAGCTGTCGAGAAGACCAAGGAAGAAATGGTTGAAAAAGCAGTCAATGCAGCGCTCAAGAAGGCTGGCATTAATCCTGCACATGTTGACTCTGAAGACCACATTGAAAGCAACACGAAGAAGGGGTGGCTGACACAAGAGGATGCTGACAGAGCCAGAGAGATCAAGAAGACCGTAGGCGAAGAGAAGGCTGCTACACTCAATGAGCAGATGATTCAGAACATCGCTAAGGGTCGTTTGAACAAGTTCTTCAAGGATAACTGCTTGGTTGACCAGGAGTTCCAGTTCTCTGAAGGCGACAAGTTGAGCGTCAATGAATGGCTGAAGAAGCAGGGCGATGCCAAGATTGTTGCCTACAAGCGCTTCACACTCGTAGCAGAGTAATTGCATTCTCCATATATTTACATATCAGAAAAGGTGGTCTGCATCATGCAGACCACCTTTTTTGATGCTTTGAAAGACGGATTTTCAGAGAAAACTACATTCCAGATAGGCATAAATTTCTTATCCCTTACTTCTCATTCTCTTTTTCCTTCAAGGCTCGATACCCTTTCTTTCAACTGTTATTTTGTAAATATTACATCACGTTTTTTGCTACTTCGCAACACCACCAAATAGAATTTGAAAAGTCGCAAATCATGACCTTTCCAAGGCATTTCATGCTTTTGGTATTGTCTCCCGAAACACTTTGTTCACCAATTTGCATCAAGTTAATGCGTCATTAGCGTCAGATTGTCTGCTCATGAATGCCATTTCACACGCTGATATGCGTCAAAACACCGTGCAATTCAAGTCATTTCACGACTTCTTATGCCATAAAATTGGCTTGCAAAAAGAGTGGAATTGTGTAACCGTTTCATACTCAAAGCCTTACCAAACATGCTTAAAACTCGCGTATTTGCAGGCAGGTGAGCTTTTCATTGGAAATACGCGAGCTGTGAAAGAGCATTTGTAAAAGAAATTACGAAACAGAAAAAACGGCTGTATCTCCATTCGAAGTGCAACCGTCTTATGATGATTTTGCCGACTGATATTACAGTGCAGTCGGCATAATGAACGTGCGGATGATGAAGTAACTCAGTATTCCCGCCAAATAACCCACAAAGGCAATCCAGCTGACACGCTTCATATACCACCCGAAAGTAATCTTTTCCAATCCCATAACAACTACGCCGGCAGCGCTTCCAATGATGAGGATGCTTCCGCCAACTCCCGCACAATAAGCCAGCAACTGCCAGAAAATGCCGTCAATAGCCATGTCGCCCGTCGGTGTGACGGGATACATTCCCATACATCCGGCCACGAGAGGCACGTTGTCAACAATGCTTGAAAGCACGCCGATAATGCCCGTAACGAGATAGTGGTTGCCGTTGAAAGTGTCGTTGAGTGCACCACCCATGACGGTAAGTACGCCGATTTCCTCAAGGCAGGCCACGGCCATCAGAATGCCGAGGAAGAAGAGAATGGTGCTCATGTCGATACGGCTTAGCAGGTTGGAAACGCGCTTCTGGAACGTCATGTCTTTGTGATAATGATGCAGTCGGCGGTAGAATACCTCGGTTACTGTCCATAAAACGCCTAACACAAGCAGGATACCAACAAACGGAGGCAAGTGAGTAATCGACTTGAATACGGGCACAAACATCAGTCCTCCAACGCCCACAGCAAAGATAATCTTGCGTTCCAAGCCTGTAAACTCAAGCACTTCGCCGTCGCGTTTGTCGTAGGATGACGACTCTGTCGTTGTGAGTTCTCCCTTGAGTTGCGTCTGCATGATGAGTGCCGGTATGAGAAGTGAGATGACCGAAGGAATGAAAATCTCACTGATTACGCCTAAAGCTGTGATCACACCCTTGTTCCAAAGCATGATTGTTGTCACGTCTCCAATCGGTGAAAAGGCACCCCCGGAGTTGGCTGCGATAATCACTAACGAGGCATATACAATGCGGTCTTTATGGTCATGCACGAGCTTTCGCAGTATCATTACCATGACAATGGATGTTGT
The nucleotide sequence above comes from Segatella oris. Encoded proteins:
- the rplM gene encoding 50S ribosomal protein L13 codes for the protein MNTLSYKTISVNKETAKKEWVVVDASDQIVGRLCSKVAKLLRGKYKPNFTPHVDCGDNVIIINASKVVFTGKKETDKVYTRYTGYPGGQRFNTPAELRTRANGVDKIIRHAVKGMLPKGRLGRALLDNLYVFDGAEHNKEAQKPKSIDINQYK
- the rpsB gene encoding 30S ribosomal protein S2 produces the protein MSRTNFDQLLQAGCHFGHLKRKWNPAMAPYIFMERNGIHIIDLNKTVAKIDEAAEALKAIAKSGKKILFVATKKQAKDIVADKAASVNMPYVNERWAGGMLTNFPTIRKAVKKMTNIDKLMNDGTFSNLSKRELLQVTRQRAKLEKNLGSIADLTRLPSALFVIDVMKEHIAVKEANRLGIPVFGIVDTNSDPKNIDFVIPANDDAKDSVETILTAVCGAIAEGLEERKAEKADEKAAAEQAEEVAETKKRTRKARKEEEAPTAEAEAEKAE
- a CDS encoding OmpA family protein; this translates as MMKRLMTILAFAGLTITALAQETVSTKKYSVATNSFWSNWFVQVGGDYNAWYSNQEHGLGLDNGNHYGLFAKQRRTFGASVAVGKWFSPGFGLRTKLQLGKAKKVGMVGVSKLDYWTLNEHLLFNMSNLLCGYNPDRVWNVTPFIGGGVTRNESISLYAMQLSVGINSSWKLSRLLDLYAEVGWNRMEEDFDGYEGYNQRAKHHGYGWEDKDNNLYAEIGLTFKLGKSGWNKTPDTDALKTMSQSQIDDLNNKIKNANDEGDRLRNELAQAPKDDVQTKSIKEFIAMPISVFFNINRTELARLKDLVNVRALAKYAVENNSRMLVTGYADSATGTPAINQRLSEARAKRLVDELVKMGVNRSNISVAAGGGVKILEYPSYDRRATVQIVE
- a CDS encoding RNA polymerase sigma factor, which translates into the protein MTIEEYKEEVERNRPRMLTIARGYLKDGDEAEDVVQDVLLKLWQLLDSLHLPMGPLASVLVKNRCVDLIRRRQPMVDVPENMAECEPMRDERYIQVMRIIDTLPTLQQTVMRLRHIEGMEMRDIASLTGSSEVAVRKTLSRARQAIKLQFLKQQHDE
- a CDS encoding DUF6108 family protein gives rise to the protein MKHRIFLTICLALLSFVARAQQGLNVNALFTGKVVPREEMVEVRVKGRAISKYGLQFYHSVRFNANEQQRKTVDELVERDRKMATDIKQTNRKGATTLIMAFPKQHGLYRYLCYLTLTKGHLTMVTVVYMEGNVASIAELGKLVN
- the nhaD gene encoding sodium:proton antiporter NhaD; the encoded protein is MTTLTVSIIVVFVVGYLFIALESITKVNKAAIALLMFVACWTLFMVDPTGYLPGLTGNALTNAVSSAIEHHLGSTSTTLFFLMGAMTIVEIVDQNGGFNWVQTRMSTKSKRGLMWKIAFMTFFLSAILDNLTTSIVMVMILRKLVHDHKDRIVYASLVIIAANSGGAFSPIGDVTTIMLWNKGVITALGVISEIFIPSVISLLIPALIMQTQLKGELTTTESSSYDKRDGEVLEFTGLERKIIFAVGVGGLMFVPVFKSITHLPPFVGILLVLGVLWTVTEVFYRRLHHYHKDMTFQKRVSNLLSRIDMSTILFFLGILMAVACLEEIGVLTVMGGALNDTFNGNHYLVTGIIGVLSSIVDNVPLVAGCMGMYPVTPTGDMAIDGIFWQLLAYCAGVGGSILIIGSAAGVVVMGLEKITFGWYMKRVSWIAFVGYLAGILSYFIIRTFIMPTAL
- the tsf gene encoding translation elongation factor Ts, which gives rise to MAISIEDIKKLRSMTGAGLADVKKALTEAEGDFDKAKDLLRERGLAIAAKRSDRETSNGCVLVKCVPGFAAMVAVKCETDFVAAGKDFIQLTQDILDAAVAAKCKTLDEVKALKLADGDDAATAVQHRSGITGEKMEIDGYNFLEGDNISVYDHMGRHTLATMVQLSANNEDAGHKIAMQVAAMKPVALDEASVPQSVKDEEFKVAVEKTKEEMVEKAVNAALKKAGINPAHVDSEDHIESNTKKGWLTQEDADRAREIKKTVGEEKAATLNEQMIQNIAKGRLNKFFKDNCLVDQEFQFSEGDKLSVNEWLKKQGDAKIVAYKRFTLVAE
- the rpsI gene encoding 30S ribosomal protein S9, which gives rise to MEVLNAIGRRKSAVARVYLSEGTGKIIINKKDLTEFFPSAILQYVVKQPLMLLEAEGKYDIKANLDGGGFTGQSQALRLAIARALVKVNAEDKKALKDAGFLTRDSRAVERKKPGQPKARRRFQFSKR